The Deinococcus sonorensis KR-87 genome includes a window with the following:
- a CDS encoding S49 family peptidase has product MNLPFLPRSGADSLPKGVSKPTWVVLDIAGDYPALNPGTPLAALLSRQETLEALTARLERLADASWLHGVLLRFGQYSGGLSTSASLRAAFQRLSQHKRTVAWLPTISMPALLAASGAQEVAAPESAEINVLGLGMEITYLGELLRKHGIAFENLRIREYKSALTRFSDAEMDPYNREQLTALLDSMERQWVQELAEARGVSEPQAQAWLDRPLSSAAAAQQAGMLDRVAYEDELIGPASRPLEAVLDLLKPAAQGGRKGGRVAIVPVIGNIVTGKSRNNPLPLLGGRTAGSDTVVAALKRAKQDKQTRAIVLYVDSGGGSALASDLIWREVRTSEKPVVAVMGAVAASGGYYVLAHAQQVIASPYTITGSIGVVSGKPVLEEFNRRQGLNPEGVARRDQALMYSGARPFNDTERGYVERSIMEVYDRFTLRVAEGRGLTQTRVDELGRGRIWSGADALELGLVDGLGDLQTGIERACELAGLPYDAPTWTATPARHGPLPEFAQQAADQAAQLSFQLPRPQERVLMWLDTELTIR; this is encoded by the coding sequence ATGAACCTTCCTTTTCTGCCCCGCTCCGGTGCCGATTCGCTGCCCAAGGGCGTCAGTAAGCCCACCTGGGTGGTGCTGGACATCGCCGGTGACTATCCGGCGCTGAATCCCGGCACTCCGCTGGCCGCCCTGCTGTCGCGGCAGGAGACGCTGGAAGCGCTGACCGCCCGGCTGGAGCGTCTGGCCGACGCCAGCTGGCTGCACGGCGTGTTGCTGCGCTTCGGGCAGTACAGCGGCGGGCTCAGCACCTCGGCCTCGCTGCGTGCCGCCTTCCAGCGGCTCAGCCAGCACAAGCGCACCGTGGCGTGGCTGCCCACCATCAGCATGCCGGCGCTGCTGGCCGCGTCCGGCGCGCAGGAGGTGGCGGCCCCCGAGTCGGCCGAGATCAACGTGCTGGGTCTGGGCATGGAGATCACCTACCTGGGCGAACTGCTGCGCAAGCACGGCATCGCCTTCGAGAACCTGCGGATCCGCGAGTACAAGTCGGCGCTGACCCGCTTCAGTGACGCCGAGATGGACCCCTACAACCGCGAGCAGCTGACCGCGCTGCTCGACAGCATGGAGCGGCAGTGGGTGCAGGAGCTGGCCGAGGCCAGAGGCGTGAGCGAGCCACAGGCCCAGGCGTGGCTGGACCGCCCGCTCAGCTCGGCGGCGGCGGCGCAGCAGGCCGGGATGCTGGACCGGGTCGCGTACGAGGACGAGCTGATCGGCCCGGCGTCCCGGCCGCTGGAGGCGGTGCTGGACCTGCTGAAGCCGGCGGCTCAGGGTGGACGCAAGGGGGGCCGGGTGGCCATCGTGCCGGTCATCGGCAATATCGTGACCGGCAAGTCCCGCAACAATCCGCTGCCGCTGCTGGGCGGCCGCACCGCCGGGTCGGACACGGTGGTGGCCGCCCTCAAGCGGGCCAAGCAGGACAAACAGACCCGCGCCATCGTGCTGTACGTGGATTCGGGCGGCGGCTCCGCCCTGGCCTCGGACCTGATCTGGCGTGAGGTCCGGACCAGCGAGAAGCCGGTGGTGGCGGTGATGGGCGCGGTGGCCGCCTCGGGTGGGTACTACGTGCTGGCCCACGCCCAGCAGGTGATCGCCAGTCCCTACACCATCACCGGCAGCATCGGGGTGGTGAGTGGCAAGCCGGTGCTGGAGGAGTTCAACCGCCGGCAGGGGCTGAATCCGGAAGGCGTGGCCCGCCGTGATCAGGCCCTGATGTACAGCGGCGCGCGGCCCTTCAATGACACAGAGCGCGGCTATGTGGAGCGCAGCATCATGGAGGTCTACGACCGCTTCACCCTGCGGGTGGCCGAGGGACGTGGCCTGACCCAGACGCGGGTAGACGAATTGGGGCGCGGGCGCATCTGGAGCGGCGCCGACGCGCTGGAACTGGGCCTGGTGGACGGCCTGGGCGACCTGCAGACCGGCATCGAGCGCGCCTGTGAGCTGGCGGGGCTCCCCTACGACGCGCCCACCTGGACCGCCACGCCGGCCCGCCACGGCCCGCTGCCGGAATTTGCCCAGCAGGCGGCCGATCAGGCGGCCCAGCTGAGCTTTCAGCTGCCGCGCCCCCAGGAACGGGTGCTGATGTGGCTGGACACCGAGCTGACCATCCGCTAA
- a CDS encoding TetR family transcriptional regulator C-terminal domain-containing protein: MARKVNPIQDRQRRAGLEQAAYLAIFEQGYAGVTLSDIARQAGVSKGTLVYHFGSKEGLLAAVMRRFVRTIAVATRRALRQAVTPQAKLEAYVENQFYGLANTRRFYTVYLDFLAASTRDPALMQVQRAFVDETHRLDLALARLPGEAGADDRAWQLRAMVDGLSVRFLSDPDPDLERYRRLCLHGLTALLQLDERAG; the protein is encoded by the coding sequence GTGGCGCGCAAGGTCAACCCGATCCAGGACCGTCAGCGCCGCGCCGGCCTGGAGCAGGCCGCCTACCTGGCCATCTTCGAGCAGGGGTACGCGGGCGTGACGCTCTCGGACATCGCGCGGCAGGCCGGGGTCAGCAAGGGCACGCTGGTCTACCACTTCGGCAGCAAGGAGGGCCTGCTGGCGGCCGTGATGCGCCGCTTCGTGCGGACCATCGCGGTGGCGACCCGCCGGGCACTGCGGCAGGCGGTGACGCCCCAGGCCAAGCTGGAAGCCTACGTCGAGAACCAGTTCTACGGGCTGGCCAACACCCGGCGCTTCTACACGGTTTACCTGGACTTCCTGGCGGCCAGCACCCGCGACCCGGCGCTGATGCAGGTGCAGCGCGCCTTTGTGGACGAGACGCACCGGCTGGACCTGGCGCTGGCGCGGCTGCCGGGCGAGGCGGGCGCCGATGACCGGGCGTGGCAGCTGCGGGCCATGGTGGACGGGCTGAGCGTGCGTTTTCTGTCGGACCCGGACCCGGACCTGGAGCGCTATCGCCGCCTGTGTCTGCACGGCCTCACGGCCCTGCTGCAGCTGGATGAGCGCGCCGGCTGA
- a CDS encoding RsmD family RNA methyltransferase — protein sequence MSLRILGGVAKGRTFSVPDSARPSGVRVRKSLFDLLAVRQPEGRFLDLHGGSGAIALEAASRGYTVTVTERDAAAVRTLTGNARALGLRPQILAGDALALLPKLGTFDVVFSDPPYGQDIPALTVRLLRLFPVVPGGLLVAQHPTQVELPEERGYTLERRRYGSNVLSLYTRDPA from the coding sequence GTGAGCCTGCGCATTCTTGGTGGCGTGGCCAAGGGCCGGACCTTCTCAGTGCCGGACAGTGCCCGGCCCAGTGGGGTGCGGGTCCGCAAGAGCCTATTTGATCTGCTGGCGGTGCGGCAGCCGGAGGGGCGCTTCCTGGACCTGCACGGCGGCAGCGGCGCCATCGCCCTGGAGGCGGCCAGCCGCGGCTACACCGTCACGGTGACCGAGCGGGACGCCGCGGCAGTGCGGACCCTGACCGGCAATGCCCGCGCCCTGGGCCTGCGTCCGCAGATCCTGGCCGGCGACGCGCTGGCCCTGCTGCCAAAGCTCGGCACCTTCGACGTGGTGTTCAGCGATCCGCCCTACGGCCAGGACATTCCGGCGCTGACAGTACGGCTGCTGCGGCTCTTCCCGGTGGTGCCGGGCGGCCTGCTGGTGGCGCAGCACCCCACCCAGGTGGAGCTGCCGGAGGAGCGCGGCTACACGCTGGAGCGTCGGCGCTACGGCAGCAACGTGCTGAGCCTGTACACCCGCGACCCCGCCTGA
- a CDS encoding c-type cytochrome, whose protein sequence is MKNTFAVSMTVLLALTLGGSILGYRIATREEQPAASISSAASEASKETSNEPATAPVSPDTTTASNTQAPADASGNQTEGASSGAGTGKAPTAPTDGTSVGQQPSGQNSQAVGNAEQGRAVFASASCAGCHGANGGGGIGPALNVADGPKSWTLDQFQLALRERQAPDRKLNPPMPQFSPDQVSDADVANLLAYIKTLN, encoded by the coding sequence ATGAAGAACACGTTCGCCGTCTCGATGACCGTGCTGCTGGCGCTGACGCTGGGCGGGAGCATCCTGGGCTACCGGATCGCCACCCGCGAGGAGCAGCCGGCCGCCTCCATCTCGTCGGCTGCCAGTGAGGCCTCCAAGGAAACGTCCAACGAGCCGGCCACCGCACCGGTGTCGCCCGACACCACCACCGCCAGCAACACCCAGGCTCCGGCCGACGCCAGCGGCAACCAGACCGAAGGCGCCAGCAGCGGCGCGGGCACCGGCAAGGCCCCCACCGCGCCCACCGACGGCACGTCGGTCGGGCAGCAGCCGAGCGGACAGAACAGCCAGGCGGTCGGGAACGCCGAGCAGGGACGCGCGGTGTTCGCGTCGGCCAGCTGTGCCGGCTGCCACGGCGCCAACGGAGGCGGCGGCATCGGCCCGGCGCTCAACGTGGCCGACGGCCCCAAGAGCTGGACGCTCGATCAGTTCCAGCTCGCGCTGCGCGAGCGCCAGGCGCCGGACCGCAAGCTCAACCCCCCGATGCCGCAGTTCAGCCCGGATCAGGTCAGCGACGCCGACGTCGCCAACCTGCTGGCCTACATCAAGACCCTGAACTGA
- a CDS encoding globin: MLRLLTTAPLPDLCPHATLLNPVAEDPASLHGAAGLLLPHDGGPVADVQDRPDRWALLQLASRALRMQLPVLGWGSGAALLGRAAGGRVGAARLDGEVIWTRLTLTVQLDGELCLEAPTLSTESQLNGLPVLWRLGPSWGFAGTELPPAVLARFLETLPAVSPQPASLLEAIGGPDVLAALLDDFYRRCRQDTLLGPVFARHVHDWPDHLRRVQGFWRMVLGDGPHWRGDLNAAHRDLGLSAAHLERWLALFAEAAHAQLSPRLADELHRRAVRMGARLGRPAAQRSGEPSSPAGRTLTP, from the coding sequence ATGCTGCGGCTGCTGACCACCGCGCCGCTACCGGACCTGTGCCCGCACGCCACGCTGCTGAACCCGGTCGCTGAGGACCCGGCCAGTCTGCACGGCGCCGCGGGCCTTCTGCTGCCGCATGACGGCGGCCCGGTGGCCGATGTGCAGGATCGCCCGGACCGCTGGGCGCTGCTGCAGCTCGCCTCCAGGGCGCTGCGGATGCAGCTGCCGGTGCTGGGCTGGGGCAGTGGCGCGGCGCTGCTGGGCCGGGCCGCGGGCGGCCGGGTGGGGGCGGCCCGCCTGGATGGTGAGGTCATCTGGACCCGGTTGACCCTGACTGTTCAGCTGGACGGCGAGCTGTGCCTGGAAGCCCCGACCCTGAGCACCGAGAGCCAGCTGAACGGACTACCGGTGCTGTGGCGGCTGGGACCATCCTGGGGGTTTGCTGGGACTGAGTTGCCTCCGGCGGTGCTAGCCCGGTTCTTGGAGACGCTGCCCGCTGTCTCGCCACAGCCGGCCAGCCTGCTGGAGGCCATCGGCGGGCCGGACGTGCTGGCCGCCCTGCTGGACGACTTCTACCGGCGCTGCCGTCAGGACACGCTGCTGGGACCGGTGTTCGCCCGGCACGTCCATGACTGGCCGGACCACCTGCGCCGGGTGCAGGGCTTCTGGCGGATGGTCCTGGGAGACGGCCCGCACTGGCGCGGCGACCTGAATGCCGCGCACCGCGACCTGGGCCTGAGCGCCGCCCACCTGGAACGCTGGCTGGCCCTGTTTGCCGAAGCGGCCCACGCGCAGCTGTCGCCCCGGCTGGCCGACGAACTCCACCGCCGCGCTGTGCGGATGGGTGCCCGCCTGGGCCGTCCGGCCGCCCAGCGCTCCGGGGAACCTTCCTCACCTGCCGGACGTACCCTGACACCATGA
- a CDS encoding superoxide dismutase yields the protein MKKLLLMTLGAATLSSCAMMMGTPMSYQFGPQTTAPVGVTASGTASVTKDAMNTMTTVKLTGLAANTYYVGHYHLQGTADAAPCLSKGAPIMASKMVGQSDATGMLTLSGSVMTSAIADATYINVHTASDAEGTPADDGVACTAIK from the coding sequence ATGAAGAAGCTCCTGCTGATGACGCTCGGTGCCGCCACGCTCTCTTCGTGCGCCATGATGATGGGCACGCCCATGTCGTATCAATTCGGGCCTCAGACCACGGCGCCGGTCGGCGTCACGGCCTCCGGCACCGCCAGCGTCACCAAGGACGCCATGAACACGATGACCACCGTCAAGCTGACGGGGCTGGCGGCCAACACCTACTACGTGGGCCACTACCACCTGCAGGGCACGGCCGACGCGGCCCCGTGCCTCAGCAAAGGCGCGCCGATCATGGCCAGCAAGATGGTGGGACAGAGCGACGCCACCGGCATGCTGACGCTCAGCGGCTCGGTGATGACCAGCGCCATCGCGGACGCCACCTACATCAACGTCCACACCGCCTCCGACGCCGAGGGCACGCCCGCCGACGACGGCGTGGCCTGCACCGCCATCAAGTAG
- the coaD gene encoding pantetheine-phosphate adenylyltransferase: MNAVFPGSFDPITNGHMDVLTRAAKIFDHVTVTVMHNARKQGRHLFSLEERLAILHEATAQLPNVSVDSFSGLLVDYMRQQGKGIIVRGLRAVSDYEYELQIAHLNRQLGEVETVFIMAATRWSYVSSSMAKEIASYRGEIGSMVPLASAEALRRKYAELEAGR; encoded by the coding sequence ATGAACGCCGTCTTTCCCGGAAGCTTCGACCCGATCACCAACGGGCACATGGACGTGCTGACCCGCGCGGCCAAGATCTTCGATCACGTCACGGTGACGGTAATGCACAACGCCCGCAAGCAGGGCCGCCATCTGTTCAGCCTGGAGGAACGGCTGGCGATCCTGCATGAGGCCACCGCCCAGCTTCCGAACGTCAGCGTGGACAGCTTCAGCGGCCTGCTGGTGGACTACATGCGTCAGCAGGGCAAGGGCATCATCGTGCGCGGCCTGAGGGCGGTCAGCGACTACGAATACGAGCTGCAGATCGCGCACCTCAACCGGCAGCTGGGCGAGGTGGAGACGGTCTTCATCATGGCGGCCACCCGCTGGAGCTACGTCTCGAGCAGCATGGCCAAGGAGATCGCCAGCTACCGGGGCGAGATCGGGAGCATGGTGCCGCTGGCCAGCGCTGAGGCGCTGCGCCGCAAGTACGCCGAGCTGGAAGCCGGCCGCTGA
- a CDS encoding MarR family winged helix-turn-helix transcriptional regulator — protein MPTRYDGTPEERAALDAYIKVWRAAHAVEVQANRHLAAHRLTISQFGVLEVLHHLGPLSQRQLAEKILRSSGNLTMVIDNLERDGLVRRTRDLRDRRIMTVSLTERGEQLIVSLLPAHVAGIVQVFSGLTPQELATLAALSRKLGHSLTTPAATPQGKA, from the coding sequence ATGCCCACACGTTACGACGGCACGCCAGAGGAACGGGCTGCACTGGACGCCTACATCAAGGTCTGGCGGGCCGCCCACGCGGTGGAGGTCCAGGCCAACCGGCATCTGGCGGCCCACCGCCTCACCATCAGCCAGTTCGGCGTGCTGGAGGTGCTGCACCATCTCGGCCCGCTCAGCCAGCGTCAGTTGGCCGAGAAGATCCTGCGCAGCAGCGGCAACCTGACCATGGTGATCGACAACCTCGAACGAGACGGGCTGGTGCGCCGCACCCGCGATCTGCGTGACCGGCGGATTATGACCGTGTCGCTGACTGAGCGGGGTGAGCAGCTGATCGTGTCGCTGCTGCCGGCTCACGTGGCCGGTATCGTGCAGGTGTTCTCCGGCCTCACGCCGCAGGAACTCGCCACACTGGCCGCCCTGTCCCGGAAACTGGGCCACTCGCTGACCACGCCCGCCGCCACGCCTCAAGGTAAGGCGTGA
- a CDS encoding VOC family protein gives MTQPVQGLHHVTVMASDPQRNIDFYSVLLGQRLVKVTVNFDDPGTYHLYYGDEVGSPGTVMTHFPWPHAERGRRGNGEAVGTAYSVGRASLDFWRERLAHLNAQQTERFGQPVLTVEDPDGTWVDLVADDGLNVPQPWADAPVPAEHALRGFHSVTLWVESADSVRDLLVGQLGFTEVGREPDPHGLRVRFQGAGAGVGLYVDAVERPGQPKGQFGAGSIHHVALRTVDDAEQAEYLTQLRAAGYPATPVQDRQYFHSIYFREPGGVLFEIATDAPGFPDDEPVAELGQHLRLPRWFEGHREAIERRLPRIVNRESGSVLGGGQTGEGQPVTFRDPDLRQSGRAPHHTRVALVLVHGRGGTAADILQLSEQWNMSVYAVLAPQASGNSWYPQSFLAPLEQNQPQLDQALERLDTLLSDLERAGIPPAHVMLGGFSQGACLVSEYVARHPQRYGGVFVYSGALLTLDHHGDLQGTPVFMGNSDHDPHIPDERFQASAEVFRSLGARMDARIYPGLGHTIHQDELDAVGRLMQRLSLESV, from the coding sequence ATGACACAGCCAGTTCAGGGACTGCACCACGTCACCGTAATGGCCTCCGACCCGCAGCGCAACATCGACTTCTACAGCGTGCTGCTGGGCCAGCGGCTGGTCAAGGTGACGGTCAACTTCGACGATCCCGGCACCTATCACCTGTACTACGGCGACGAGGTGGGCAGCCCCGGCACGGTCATGACCCACTTTCCCTGGCCGCATGCGGAACGGGGCCGGCGCGGCAACGGCGAGGCGGTGGGCACCGCCTACAGCGTGGGCCGGGCCAGCCTGGACTTCTGGCGCGAGCGGCTGGCGCACCTGAACGCGCAGCAGACCGAACGTTTCGGACAGCCGGTGCTGACGGTGGAAGACCCGGACGGGACCTGGGTGGATCTGGTGGCTGACGACGGGCTGAACGTGCCGCAGCCGTGGGCCGACGCACCGGTGCCGGCAGAGCATGCCCTGCGCGGCTTTCACAGCGTGACGCTGTGGGTGGAGAGCGCCGATTCGGTCCGCGACCTGCTGGTGGGACAGCTGGGCTTCACGGAGGTGGGCCGCGAGCCGGACCCTCATGGGCTGCGGGTGCGCTTTCAGGGCGCGGGCGCCGGAGTGGGGCTGTATGTGGACGCGGTGGAACGGCCCGGCCAGCCAAAGGGACAGTTCGGGGCCGGCAGCATTCATCACGTGGCGCTGCGGACCGTGGACGACGCGGAGCAGGCCGAGTACCTGACGCAACTGCGGGCGGCCGGCTACCCGGCGACGCCGGTGCAGGACCGCCAGTACTTTCACAGCATCTACTTCCGCGAGCCGGGCGGCGTGCTGTTTGAGATCGCCACCGACGCCCCCGGGTTCCCGGACGACGAACCGGTGGCTGAGTTGGGGCAGCACCTGCGCCTGCCGCGCTGGTTTGAAGGTCACCGCGAGGCCATCGAGCGGCGGCTGCCGCGCATCGTCAACCGCGAATCGGGCAGCGTGCTGGGCGGCGGTCAGACCGGCGAGGGCCAGCCGGTCACGTTCCGCGACCCGGACCTGCGGCAGTCGGGGCGGGCCCCGCACCACACCCGGGTGGCGCTGGTGCTGGTGCACGGCCGGGGCGGCACCGCCGCCGACATCCTGCAGCTGAGCGAGCAGTGGAACATGTCGGTGTACGCGGTGCTGGCCCCGCAGGCGAGCGGCAACAGCTGGTATCCGCAGAGCTTCCTGGCCCCGCTGGAGCAGAACCAGCCGCAGCTGGATCAGGCGCTGGAGCGGCTGGACACCCTGCTCTCGGACCTGGAGCGGGCCGGCATTCCACCGGCCCACGTGATGCTGGGCGGCTTCTCCCAGGGGGCCTGCCTGGTGAGCGAGTACGTGGCGCGCCATCCGCAGCGCTACGGCGGCGTGTTCGTGTACAGCGGGGCCCTGCTGACCCTGGACCACCACGGCGACCTGCAAGGCACCCCGGTCTTTATGGGCAACAGCGACCACGACCCGCACATTCCGGACGAGCGCTTCCAGGCGAGCGCGGAAGTGTTCCGGAGCCTGGGCGCCCGGATGGACGCCCGCATCTATCCGGGCCTGGGCCACACCATCCACCAGGACGAGCTGGACGCGGTGGGCCGCCTGATGCAGCGGCTGAGCCTGGAGAGCGTGTAG
- a CDS encoding aminotransferase class I/II-fold pyridoxal phosphate-dependent enzyme, translating into MPVPLHPTLPPAQPGGLDSTAFVRLDFSVTTNPYGPNPLLMRAVQTADQARFPDPQYREARNALARLHGVKPASVVPGLGGPELLHRIVRGYLPQGGRALSAGAASREFTRAVQLAGGTLEPLPPAELAAALRSDVQLVYVGHPHNPTGHTYTDEVLGQLLVACQANDTLLVLDQTYAPFVGLRMPPLHSHLVTVSSPGRAHGLPGLRPAYAVAALETATALWNLAPAWLLPAATAAVLAALPQAQTHLNETLPLVDEDARELARALARVGRVEHHGTPFLTVQLPDAARVAQALLDRGLRVRECSDLGLTDTLRISVRRPEDNATLQNALLSVLGGVRS; encoded by the coding sequence ATGCCCGTACCACTCCATCCGACCCTGCCGCCGGCCCAGCCGGGCGGCCTGGACAGCACCGCCTTCGTCCGGCTGGATTTCAGCGTCACCACCAACCCCTACGGTCCCAATCCGCTGCTGATGCGGGCCGTTCAGACCGCCGATCAGGCCCGCTTTCCGGACCCGCAGTATCGCGAGGCGCGCAACGCGCTGGCCCGCCTGCACGGGGTCAAGCCGGCCTCGGTGGTGCCGGGGCTGGGCGGGCCTGAACTGCTGCACCGCATTGTGCGCGGGTACCTGCCGCAGGGCGGGCGGGCGCTGAGCGCCGGAGCCGCCAGCCGTGAGTTCACGAGGGCCGTACAGCTGGCGGGCGGCACCCTGGAACCGCTGCCGCCGGCCGAACTGGCCGCAGCGCTCCGGTCGGACGTGCAGCTCGTCTACGTGGGCCACCCGCACAACCCCACCGGCCATACCTACACGGATGAGGTGCTGGGGCAGCTGCTGGTGGCCTGTCAGGCGAACGACACCCTGCTGGTGCTGGATCAGACCTACGCGCCGTTTGTTGGGCTACGGATGCCGCCGCTGCATTCGCATCTGGTCACGGTGTCGTCGCCGGGCCGGGCCCATGGCCTGCCGGGACTGCGGCCCGCCTACGCGGTGGCGGCGCTGGAGACGGCCACCGCCCTGTGGAATCTGGCGCCCGCGTGGCTGCTGCCCGCCGCCACCGCCGCGGTTCTGGCCGCGCTGCCGCAGGCGCAGACGCACCTCAATGAGACGCTGCCGCTGGTGGACGAGGATGCCCGCGAGCTGGCCCGGGCGCTGGCGCGGGTGGGCCGGGTGGAGCACCACGGCACCCCTTTCCTGACGGTGCAGCTGCCTGACGCAGCGCGCGTGGCGCAGGCGCTGCTGGACCGGGGCCTGCGGGTGCGCGAGTGCAGCGACCTGGGCCTGACCGATACCCTGCGCATCTCGGTGCGGCGGCCTGAGGACAATGCGACACTTCAGAACGCGCTGCTCAGCGTGCTGGGCGGGGTGCGCAGCTAA
- a CDS encoding lipid II:glycine glycyltransferase FemX: MPLRLEATQDAHLYDDAVRSLPITSALQGWGYGEARRVLGQQPLRYLIRDGGRTVGALQLLRKTLVPGFSTLYAPRGPALESLDLLPELAGVIRQAARPTDVLVKIEPPVPLQETDIPASHGRWQRAEAEQPEHTIISDLSQPEDTLFAGLHSMARRNVRAAQKFGVTVGRDDQFQDFWDIFTATNERAQLGAFPRRYYETMLQEGSRYGGEAYVVLARHEGRALAGGFFLTMGAGTYYLFGGSVRDDRPTETGEPRKDVKAPTAFYWGAMLDARARGYQLFDFWGIPRRLDEEKHSFGIYRMKENFGGTRVWYPAYSLPLSPLAPLITRALRTRKTRNNLRRRGSADDVL, from the coding sequence GTGCCGTTGCGCCTTGAAGCCACCCAGGATGCCCATCTCTATGACGACGCTGTGCGCTCGTTGCCCATCACCAGCGCCCTGCAGGGCTGGGGCTACGGCGAGGCCCGGCGCGTCCTGGGCCAGCAGCCGCTCCGATACCTGATCCGCGACGGCGGCCGCACCGTGGGGGCGCTGCAGCTGCTCCGCAAGACCCTGGTGCCGGGGTTCAGCACCCTCTACGCCCCGCGCGGCCCGGCGCTCGAGTCGCTGGACCTGCTGCCGGAACTGGCCGGGGTGATCCGTCAGGCGGCGCGGCCGACCGACGTGCTGGTCAAGATCGAGCCGCCCGTGCCGCTGCAGGAGACGGACATTCCGGCCAGCCACGGTCGCTGGCAGCGCGCCGAGGCCGAGCAGCCGGAACATACCATCATCAGCGACCTGAGTCAGCCGGAGGACACGCTGTTCGCGGGTCTGCACAGCATGGCCCGGCGCAACGTGCGGGCCGCCCAGAAGTTCGGGGTGACGGTGGGCCGCGACGACCAGTTCCAGGACTTCTGGGACATCTTCACGGCCACCAACGAGCGGGCCCAGCTGGGCGCCTTTCCGCGCCGCTACTACGAGACGATGCTGCAGGAGGGCAGCCGCTACGGCGGCGAGGCTTACGTGGTGCTGGCCCGCCACGAGGGCCGGGCGCTGGCGGGCGGCTTCTTCCTGACGATGGGCGCGGGCACGTATTACCTGTTCGGCGGCAGCGTCCGGGACGACCGGCCCACCGAGACGGGTGAGCCGCGCAAGGACGTCAAGGCGCCCACCGCCTTCTACTGGGGGGCGATGCTGGACGCCCGGGCGCGCGGCTACCAGCTGTTTGACTTCTGGGGCATTCCGCGCCGGCTGGACGAGGAGAAGCACAGCTTCGGTATCTACCGCATGAAGGAGAATTTCGGCGGGACGAGGGTGTGGTACCCGGCCTACAGCCTGCCGCTCAGTCCGCTGGCGCCGCTGATCACCCGGGCGCTGCGGACGCGCAAGACCCGCAACAACCTCAGGAGGCGCGGCAGTGCCGATGATGTGCTGTAA
- a CDS encoding peptidylprolyl isomerase → MKTIFLTLALVAGGAVLAQTTPSTPAAPAQTAPSTPAAPAQTPSTPAQDPATTVGTVGSETVTLGQFEAYFREAVARTVNGQGVPLSDDVLPYFNQYRPQLLDQLVRERAVLQLAAKAGVQADPAKVDADVAQARQGFTDDTEFTSALQASGYANEAAFRSSLTSSAVYSNFLDTLKGRFTFGDAVVAGYYNLHKADFTKKAEACAKHILVPTQAEANTVVTQLKGGSSFEDLAKQKSKDPGSAAQGGDLGCLAPGETVAAFDKAAFTGPLNTPQVVQTEFGWHVLLVSSRTAAGLAPLADVQAGIRDQLGREAAQKYLDAQVRKIRITTVPDVVKLDTPAEDTETPSTPSTPSTPSTP, encoded by the coding sequence GTGAAAACAATCTTCCTGACCCTGGCCCTCGTCGCCGGCGGGGCCGTGCTGGCCCAGACCACGCCGAGCACCCCGGCGGCACCGGCCCAGACCGCGCCCAGCACGCCTGCCGCGCCGGCCCAGACCCCCAGCACCCCGGCACAGGACCCGGCCACCACGGTGGGGACGGTCGGCAGCGAGACGGTCACGCTGGGCCAGTTTGAGGCGTACTTCCGCGAGGCGGTGGCGCGCACCGTGAACGGTCAGGGCGTGCCGCTCTCCGACGACGTGCTGCCGTACTTCAACCAGTACCGGCCGCAGCTGCTCGATCAGCTGGTGCGGGAGCGCGCGGTGCTGCAGCTGGCGGCCAAGGCGGGCGTGCAGGCTGACCCCGCCAAGGTGGACGCCGACGTGGCCCAGGCGCGTCAGGGCTTCACCGACGACACCGAGTTCACCAGCGCCCTGCAGGCCAGCGGCTACGCCAACGAGGCCGCCTTCCGCAGCTCGCTGACCAGCAGCGCGGTGTACAGCAACTTTCTGGACACCCTGAAGGGCCGCTTCACTTTCGGCGACGCGGTGGTGGCCGGCTACTACAACCTGCACAAGGCCGACTTCACCAAGAAGGCCGAGGCCTGCGCCAAGCACATCCTGGTGCCGACCCAGGCCGAAGCCAACACCGTGGTGACGCAGCTCAAGGGCGGCAGCAGCTTCGAGGACCTCGCCAAGCAGAAGTCCAAGGACCCCGGCAGCGCGGCGCAGGGCGGCGACCTGGGGTGCCTGGCGCCCGGTGAGACGGTGGCCGCCTTCGACAAGGCCGCCTTCACCGGCCCGCTCAACACCCCGCAGGTGGTGCAGACCGAATTCGGCTGGCACGTGCTGCTGGTCAGCAGCCGCACGGCCGCCGGCCTCGCGCCGCTGGCCGACGTGCAGGCGGGCATCCGCGATCAGCTGGGCCGCGAGGCCGCCCAGAAGTACCTGGACGCCCAGGTCAGGAAGATCCGCATCACCACCGTGCCGGACGTGGTCAAGCTCGACACGCCCGCCGAGGACACCGAGACGCCCAGCACGCCGAGCACCCCCAGTACGCCCAGCACCCCCTGA